One segment of Streptomyces sp. XD-27 DNA contains the following:
- a CDS encoding polysaccharide lyase 8 family protein → MTPWSRRGFVAATGALGLALGLTGRPAQAHAHAEAEPYDTLRHRWLALALGTGFDPAAEPYAARLAQTGQLAAAYRASMRPAAGSLWPDLPYDPPSGITRAYARLATMAEAYAQPGTGHTGDPALAADVARGLDHLDRTVYDPGTTPYGNWWEWQIGSPRLLLDTVAILYDLLDPALRARALAAVDHFVPDRMLGDYTGTSTGANRVDLCRVVALRGILGASPAKIALARDALSPVFPYVTRGDGLYADGSFIQHSWVAYSGTYGCVLLDGLGRLLTLLAGSPWEITDPARQIIHASVERAYAPLLHDGLMMDCVSGRAISRGLQRGDARRIAQSDHQRGHQLIAAVALLAESASDAERRRWHGMVKGWIARDTIRPVLTDPQFGVADLARLHTVAEAPQAPAAEPVGHRLFAAMDRAVHRRPGWTAALAMASDRIAYYENGNGENPRGWHTGAGMLSWWAGPGTLGQYTDAYWPTADPYRLPGTTVSAKRLADNAGGGWGEPKPAVRWVGGTTDGEFAAVGQHLKGLDSTLEARKSWFFLADAVVCLGAGITARDGTPVETVVDHRGLGADGTPTLTVDGVVQPSDTGWSRAFRRVRWAHLEGHGGYVFPGGAPLRALREARTGAWRDINTGGSADPLTRRYLTLWHDHGTDPDDAAYAYLLMPGADPARTAARAADHGGLRILANTAGRQGVRIAALGCTAVNFWRAGTAGPLTVDGPASVLVRRGGRTATLCVADPARTGRPLELTWDHPVRAATATDPAAHVLDTGRRLRLRITAGTAGATHRCAITLGY, encoded by the coding sequence ATGACGCCCTGGTCCCGGCGCGGCTTCGTGGCCGCCACCGGCGCGCTCGGCCTCGCCCTCGGCCTCACCGGGCGCCCCGCGCAGGCCCACGCGCACGCAGAGGCCGAGCCCTACGACACCCTCCGCCACCGCTGGCTCGCCCTCGCCCTCGGCACCGGGTTCGACCCCGCCGCCGAGCCGTACGCCGCCCGCCTCGCCCAGACCGGACAGCTGGCCGCCGCGTACCGCGCGAGCATGCGGCCCGCCGCCGGTTCGCTCTGGCCCGATCTGCCCTACGACCCGCCCAGCGGGATCACCCGCGCCTACGCCCGCCTCGCCACCATGGCGGAGGCGTACGCCCAGCCCGGCACCGGCCACACCGGCGACCCCGCGCTCGCCGCCGACGTCGCCCGCGGCCTGGACCACCTCGACCGCACCGTCTACGACCCCGGCACCACCCCGTACGGCAACTGGTGGGAGTGGCAGATCGGCAGTCCGCGGCTGCTGCTGGACACCGTCGCGATCCTGTACGACCTGCTCGACCCCGCGCTGCGCGCCCGCGCCCTCGCCGCCGTCGACCACTTCGTACCCGACCGCATGCTCGGCGACTACACCGGCACCTCCACCGGCGCCAACCGCGTCGACCTGTGCCGCGTCGTCGCCCTGCGCGGCATCCTCGGGGCGTCCCCCGCCAAGATCGCGCTTGCCCGCGACGCGCTCTCGCCCGTCTTCCCGTACGTCACGCGAGGCGACGGCCTCTACGCCGACGGGTCGTTCATCCAGCACAGCTGGGTCGCCTACTCCGGCACCTACGGCTGCGTGCTGCTGGACGGGCTCGGGCGGCTGCTGACGCTGCTGGCCGGCTCGCCCTGGGAGATCACCGACCCCGCCCGGCAGATCATCCACGCCAGCGTCGAGCGGGCCTACGCACCCCTGCTGCACGACGGGCTGATGATGGACTGCGTCTCGGGACGCGCCATCAGCCGCGGGCTCCAGCGCGGCGACGCCCGCCGCATCGCGCAGAGCGACCACCAGCGCGGCCACCAGCTCATCGCGGCCGTCGCGCTGCTCGCCGAGAGCGCGAGTGACGCCGAACGCCGCCGCTGGCACGGCATGGTCAAGGGCTGGATCGCCCGCGACACCATCAGGCCCGTCCTCACCGACCCGCAGTTCGGCGTGGCCGACCTCGCCCGCCTGCACACCGTCGCAGAGGCCCCCCAGGCGCCCGCCGCCGAACCCGTCGGCCACCGGCTGTTCGCCGCCATGGACCGGGCCGTGCACCGGCGCCCCGGCTGGACCGCGGCGCTCGCGATGGCCTCGGACCGGATCGCGTACTACGAGAACGGCAACGGCGAGAACCCGCGCGGCTGGCACACCGGCGCCGGAATGCTCTCCTGGTGGGCGGGGCCCGGCACCCTCGGCCAGTACACCGATGCCTACTGGCCGACCGCCGACCCCTACCGGCTGCCCGGCACCACCGTCTCCGCCAAGCGCCTCGCCGACAACGCGGGCGGCGGCTGGGGCGAGCCGAAGCCCGCCGTGCGCTGGGTCGGCGGGACGACGGACGGCGAGTTCGCCGCCGTCGGCCAGCACCTCAAGGGGCTCGACAGCACCCTGGAGGCGCGGAAGTCGTGGTTCTTCCTGGCCGACGCCGTCGTCTGCCTGGGCGCCGGGATCACCGCCCGGGACGGCACGCCCGTGGAGACCGTCGTCGACCACCGCGGCCTCGGCGCGGACGGCACCCCCACCCTGACCGTCGACGGCGTCGTCCAGCCCTCCGACACCGGCTGGAGCCGCGCCTTCCGCAGGGTGCGCTGGGCCCACCTGGAGGGGCACGGGGGCTACGTCTTCCCCGGCGGCGCCCCGCTGCGCGCGCTGCGCGAGGCCCGCACCGGAGCATGGCGGGACATCAACACCGGCGGATCCGCCGACCCCCTCACCCGGCGCTACCTGACCCTGTGGCACGACCACGGCACCGACCCGGACGACGCCGCATACGCCTATCTGCTCATGCCCGGGGCCGACCCGGCCCGGACCGCCGCCCGCGCCGCCGACCACGGCGGGCTGCGGATCCTGGCCAACACCGCCGGCCGGCAGGGCGTACGGATCGCCGCACTCGGCTGCACGGCGGTGAACTTCTGGCGCGCGGGCACCGCAGGCCCGCTCACCGTCGACGGCCCGGCGAGCGTCCTGGTGCGCCGCGGCGGCCGGACCGCCACCCTCTGCGTCGCCGACCCGGCCCGCACCGGCAGACCGCTGGAGCTGACCTGGGACCACCCGGTGCGCGCCGCGACCGCCACCGACCCCGCTGCCCACGTGCTGGACACCGGGCGGCGCCTGCGGCTGCGGATCACCGCGGGCACGGCCGGAGCCACCCACCGCTGCGCCATCACCCTCGGGTACTAG
- a CDS encoding acyl-CoA carboxylase subunit beta: MTNLEGAPEEASDVRGRVAELHAIREQVRRGPSERATEAQKAKGKLTARERIDLLLDEGSFNEVEPLRRHRATGFGLEEKRPYTDGVITGWGTVHGRTVFVYAHDFRIFGGALGEAHATKIHKIMDMAIAAGAPLVSLNDGAGARIQEGVSALAGYGGIFQRNTRASGVIPQISVMLGPCAGGAAYSPALTDFVFMVRETSQMFITGPDVVQAVTGEKVTQNGLGGADVHAETSGVCHFAYDDEESCLEEVRYLLSMLPQNNRENPPVVESEDPADRRGEALLDLVPADGNRPYDMRKVIEEIVDDGDYLEIHERWATNIIVALARLDGQVVGVIANQPQSLAGVLDIEASEKSARFIQMCDAFNIPLITLLDVPGFLPGVDQEHGGIIRHGAKMLYAYCNATVPRISVILRKAYGGAYIVMDSQSIGADLTYAWPTNEIAVMGAEGAANVIFRRQIAGADDPEAMRARMVKEYKSELMHPYYAAERGLVDDVIDPVETRTVLIRSLAMLRTKHADLPSRKHGNPPQ, translated from the coding sequence ATGACCAATCTCGAAGGTGCGCCCGAAGAGGCGAGTGACGTCCGCGGGCGCGTCGCCGAGCTGCACGCCATCCGCGAGCAGGTACGGCGTGGTCCCAGCGAGCGGGCTACCGAGGCTCAGAAGGCCAAGGGCAAGCTGACGGCTCGGGAGCGGATCGATCTGCTGCTGGACGAGGGATCCTTCAACGAGGTGGAGCCGCTCCGCCGGCACCGGGCCACCGGGTTCGGGCTGGAGGAGAAGCGGCCGTACACCGACGGTGTGATCACCGGCTGGGGGACGGTGCACGGACGGACCGTGTTCGTGTACGCACACGACTTCCGGATCTTCGGCGGCGCGCTGGGCGAGGCCCACGCCACCAAGATCCACAAAATCATGGACATGGCCATCGCGGCCGGGGCGCCGCTGGTCTCGCTGAACGACGGCGCGGGCGCCCGCATCCAGGAGGGCGTCTCCGCGCTCGCCGGATACGGCGGCATCTTCCAGCGCAACACCAGGGCCTCGGGTGTCATCCCGCAGATCTCGGTGATGCTGGGCCCCTGCGCGGGCGGCGCGGCCTACTCCCCGGCGCTCACGGACTTCGTGTTCATGGTCCGGGAGACCTCACAGATGTTCATCACCGGACCCGACGTGGTCCAGGCGGTGACGGGCGAGAAGGTCACCCAGAACGGCCTCGGCGGCGCCGACGTCCACGCCGAGACCTCCGGCGTCTGCCACTTCGCGTACGACGACGAGGAGTCGTGCCTGGAAGAGGTGCGCTACCTGCTGTCGATGCTGCCGCAGAACAACCGGGAGAACCCCCCGGTGGTGGAGTCCGAGGACCCGGCGGACCGCAGGGGCGAGGCCCTGCTGGACCTGGTCCCGGCCGACGGCAACCGCCCGTACGACATGCGCAAGGTCATCGAGGAGATCGTCGACGATGGCGACTACCTGGAGATCCACGAGCGCTGGGCGACCAACATCATCGTCGCCCTGGCCCGCCTCGACGGCCAGGTCGTCGGCGTGATCGCCAACCAGCCCCAGTCGCTGGCCGGCGTGCTGGACATCGAGGCGTCGGAGAAGTCCGCCCGCTTCATCCAGATGTGCGACGCGTTCAACATCCCGCTGATCACGCTGCTGGACGTGCCCGGCTTCCTGCCCGGCGTGGACCAGGAGCACGGCGGGATCATCCGGCACGGCGCCAAGATGCTGTACGCGTACTGCAACGCCACCGTGCCCCGGATCTCCGTCATCCTGCGCAAGGCGTACGGCGGCGCGTACATCGTCATGGACTCCCAGTCCATCGGCGCCGACCTGACCTACGCCTGGCCGACCAACGAGATCGCGGTGATGGGTGCCGAGGGCGCCGCCAACGTCATCTTCCGCCGCCAGATCGCCGGTGCGGACGACCCGGAGGCCATGCGCGCCCGCATGGTCAAGGAGTACAAGTCCGAGCTGATGCACCCGTACTACGCGGCCGAGCGCGGCCTCGTCGACGACGTCATCGACCCCGTCGAGACCCGCACGGTCCTCATCCGATCCCTGGCGATGCTGCGCACCAAGCACGCCGACCTTCCGTCGCGTAAGCACGGCAACCCGCCGCAGTGA
- a CDS encoding acyl-CoA carboxylase subunit epsilon — translation MSTLSDPATGTLVRVEKGHADAEELAAVTAVLLARAASARQGAHGVRPVRRNTAGWRRLERQSGFRAPHSWQG, via the coding sequence GTGAGTACTCTCAGCGACCCCGCCACAGGGACCCTTGTCCGCGTCGAGAAGGGCCACGCCGACGCGGAGGAACTCGCCGCGGTCACCGCGGTCCTCCTCGCCCGTGCCGCCAGCGCCCGCCAAGGCGCCCATGGTGTGCGTCCGGTGCGCCGGAACACCGCCGGCTGGCGGCGCCTGGAGCGCCAGTCGGGCTTCCGCGCCCCGCACAGCTGGCAGGGCTGA
- a CDS encoding ATP/GTP-binding protein → MDFASSSDAARSTTSAKIVVAGGFGVGKTTFVGAVSEINPLRTEAVMTSASAGIDDLTHAPDKTTTTVAMDFGRITLDQDLILYLFGTPGQDRFWFMWDDLVRGAIGAVVLVDTRRLADCFPAVDYFENSGLPFVIALNGFDGHQPYTPEEVREALQIGPDAPIITTDARTRNEAKSALITLVEHALMARLR, encoded by the coding sequence GTGGACTTCGCAAGCTCTAGCGATGCAGCTCGCTCCACCACCTCCGCGAAGATCGTGGTGGCGGGCGGCTTCGGCGTGGGCAAGACCACGTTCGTCGGCGCGGTCTCGGAGATCAATCCGCTGCGCACCGAAGCCGTGATGACCTCGGCCTCGGCGGGAATCGACGACCTGACGCACGCGCCCGACAAGACCACGACCACCGTGGCGATGGACTTCGGCCGCATCACGCTCGACCAGGACCTGATCCTGTACCTGTTCGGTACACCGGGTCAGGACCGGTTCTGGTTCATGTGGGACGACCTGGTCCGCGGTGCCATCGGCGCCGTCGTCCTGGTCGACACCCGCCGCCTGGCCGACTGCTTCCCCGCCGTCGACTACTTCGAGAACAGCGGCCTGCCCTTCGTCATCGCCCTCAACGGCTTCGACGGGCACCAGCCGTACACTCCCGAAGAGGTCCGCGAGGCGCTCCAGATCGGCCCCGACGCGCCGATCATCACCACCGACGCCCGGACCCGGAACGAGGCCAAGAGCGCGCTGATCACCCTGGTCGAGCACGCGCTCATGGCCCGGCTGCGGTAG
- a CDS encoding DUF742 domain-containing protein gives MKRFNFPSTPSQRQPQQTPPQGRPQPGYDPQYQPPRAPRIQPVQPRKQTPEPAPTGANNPLVRPYAMTGGRTRPRYQLAIEALVHTTADPSRLQGQLPEHQRICQLCREIKSVAEISALLAIPLGVARILVADLAEAGLVAIHQPGGDETAGGQPDVTLLERVLSGLRKL, from the coding sequence CTGAAGCGGTTCAACTTCCCCTCCACACCCAGCCAGCGGCAGCCGCAGCAGACGCCGCCCCAGGGGCGGCCGCAGCCGGGCTATGACCCGCAGTACCAGCCTCCGCGGGCGCCGCGCATCCAGCCGGTGCAGCCGCGGAAGCAGACCCCCGAGCCGGCTCCCACCGGCGCCAACAACCCGCTGGTGCGTCCGTACGCCATGACGGGGGGCCGGACCCGGCCCCGCTACCAGCTCGCCATCGAGGCACTGGTGCACACCACGGCCGATCCCTCCCGGTTGCAGGGCCAGTTGCCCGAGCACCAGCGGATCTGCCAGCTGTGCCGGGAGATCAAGTCGGTCGCCGAGATCTCCGCGCTCTTGGCGATTCCCCTGGGCGTCGCCCGGATCCTCGTCGCCGACTTGGCGGAGGCCGGGCTCGTCGCCATCCATCAGCCCGGCGGCGACGAGACCGCCGGCGGCCAGCCTGACGTGACACTGCTCGAAAGGGTGCTCAGTGGACTTCGCAAGCTCTAG
- a CDS encoding roadblock/LC7 domain-containing protein, with protein sequence MTNRASAPAAPTIRSVSVSPMSQAAQNLNWLITNFVDNTPGVSHTVVVSADGLLLAMSEGFPRDRADQLAAVASGLTSLTAGASRIFEGGSVNQTVVEMERGFLFIMSISDGSSLAVLAHPECDIGLVGYEMALLVDRAGGVLTPDLRAELQGSLLN encoded by the coding sequence ATGACCAACAGGGCTTCGGCCCCGGCAGCACCTACGATCAGGAGCGTTAGTGTGAGCCCGATGAGCCAGGCGGCGCAGAACCTGAACTGGTTGATCACGAACTTCGTGGACAACACCCCCGGGGTGTCCCACACGGTCGTGGTCTCCGCCGACGGACTCCTCCTCGCGATGTCCGAAGGCTTCCCCCGCGACCGCGCCGATCAGCTGGCGGCCGTCGCCTCCGGCCTGACCTCGCTGACCGCCGGAGCCTCCCGCATCTTCGAAGGCGGATCGGTCAACCAGACCGTCGTGGAGATGGAACGCGGCTTCCTCTTCATCATGTCCATCTCCGACGGATCCTCCCTCGCCGTCCTCGCCCACCCCGAGTGCGACATCGGCCTCGTCGGCTACGAGATGGCCCTCCTCGTCGACCGCGCCGGCGGAGTCCTCACCCCCGACCTGCGCGCGGAACTGCAAGGCAGCCTTCTCAACTAG
- a CDS encoding ATP/GTP-binding protein: MDFASSNGATARSTTSAKIVVAGGFGVGKTTFVGAVSEINPLRTEAVMTSASAGIDDLSHVQDKTTTTVAMDFGRITLDDDLILYLFGTPGQDRFWFMWDDLVRGAIGAVVLVDTRRLADCFPAVDYFENSGLPFVIALNGFEGHQPYTPEEVREALQIGPDTPIITTDARARSEAKSALITLVEHALMARLK, translated from the coding sequence GTGGACTTCGCAAGCTCTAACGGCGCTACGGCCCGCTCCACCACCTCCGCGAAGATCGTGGTGGCGGGCGGCTTCGGCGTCGGCAAGACCACGTTCGTCGGCGCGGTCTCCGAGATCAACCCGCTGCGCACCGAAGCCGTGATGACCTCGGCCTCGGCGGGAATCGACGATCTCAGCCACGTCCAGGACAAGACCACGACGACCGTGGCGATGGACTTCGGCCGCATCACGCTGGACGACGATCTGATCCTGTACCTGTTCGGTACGCCGGGTCAGGACCGGTTCTGGTTCATGTGGGACGACCTGGTCCGCGGTGCCATCGGCGCCGTCGTCCTGGTCGACACCCGCCGCCTGGCCGACTGCTTCCCCGCCGTCGACTACTTCGAGAACAGCGGCCTGCCCTTCGTCATCGCCCTCAACGGCTTCGAGGGGCACCAGCCGTACACCCCCGAAGAGGTCCGCGAGGCGCTCCAGATCGGTCCGGACACCCCGATCATCACCACCGACGCCCGGGCCCGCAGCGAGGCCAAGAGCGCGCTGATCACCCTGGTCGAGCACGCGCTCATGGCCCGCTTGAAGTAG
- a CDS encoding DUF742 domain-containing protein, which translates to MHDPAPASPGPYGGHHHSPYGGEGDQPLVRPYAMTGGRTRPRYQLAIEALVSTTADPVHLQGLLPEHQRICHLCREVKSVAEVSALLSIPLGVARILVADLAEAGMVAIHQPGGSSEAGGTPDVTLLERVLSGLRKL; encoded by the coding sequence ATCCATGACCCCGCCCCCGCCTCGCCCGGCCCGTACGGCGGCCATCACCATTCGCCGTACGGGGGCGAAGGCGACCAGCCCCTGGTACGTCCGTATGCCATGACCGGAGGCCGTACCCGGCCGCGGTACCAGCTCGCCATCGAGGCGCTGGTGAGCACCACGGCCGACCCTGTCCACCTGCAGGGGCTGCTTCCCGAGCACCAGCGCATCTGCCATCTGTGCCGGGAGGTCAAGTCGGTCGCGGAGGTCTCCGCGCTGCTGAGCATTCCGCTCGGTGTGGCGCGGATCCTGGTGGCCGACCTCGCGGAGGCCGGCATGGTGGCGATCCATCAGCCCGGTGGCAGCTCGGAAGCGGGCGGCACTCCGGACGTGACACTGCTGGAAAGGGTGCTCAGTGGACTTCGCAAGCTCTAA
- a CDS encoding roadblock/LC7 domain-containing protein: MSQAAQNLNWLITNFVDNTPGVSHTVVVSADGLLLAMSEGFPRDRADQLAAVASGLTSLTAGASRIFEGGSVNQTVVEMERGFLFIMSISDGSSLAVLAHPECDIGLVGYEMALLVDRAGGVLTPDLRAELQGSLLG; the protein is encoded by the coding sequence ATGAGCCAGGCGGCGCAGAATCTGAACTGGTTGATCACGAACTTCGTGGACAACACCCCCGGGGTGTCCCACACGGTCGTGGTCTCCGCCGACGGACTCCTCCTCGCGATGTCCGAAGGCTTCCCCCGCGACCGCGCCGATCAGCTGGCGGCCGTCGCCTCCGGCCTGACCTCGCTGACCGCCGGAGCCTCCCGCATCTTCGAAGGCGGATCGGTCAACCAGACCGTCGTGGAGATGGAACGCGGCTTCCTCTTCATCATGTCCATCTCCGACGGATCCTCCCTCGCCGTCCTCGCCCACCCCGAGTGCGACATCGGCCTCGTCGGCTACGAGATGGCCCTCCTCGTCGACCGCGCCGGCGGAGTCCTCACCCCCGACCTGCGCGCGGAACTGCAAGGCAGCCTTCTCGGCTGA
- a CDS encoding fumarylacetoacetate hydrolase family protein, translated as MRIARFSLDGNVAYGVVEGDAHTQGGPVIDIIKGIPYGDFERSGTKIPLDKVRLLSPVLPNKIVAIGRNYAEHAAELGNDVPDVPVAFFKPATSVIGPGDPIAYPSFSEEVHHEAELAVVIGRMCREVPRERVKDVILGYTCANDVTARDVQRREQQWARAKGFDTSCPLGPWVETDLDPHNLGIMCTVNGQQRQLGRTSDMVRSVEDLIVHITEAMTLLPGDVVLTGTPAGVGPLVVGDEVAVTIEGIGTLTNKVIKRG; from the coding sequence GTGCGCATCGCCAGATTCTCCCTCGACGGCAACGTCGCCTACGGCGTCGTCGAAGGGGACGCCCATACCCAGGGCGGCCCCGTCATCGACATCATCAAGGGCATTCCCTACGGCGATTTCGAACGCTCGGGCACGAAGATCCCGCTGGACAAGGTCCGGCTGCTCTCTCCGGTCCTGCCCAACAAGATCGTCGCGATCGGCCGTAACTACGCCGAACACGCCGCCGAGCTGGGCAACGACGTCCCCGACGTCCCCGTCGCCTTCTTCAAGCCCGCCACCTCGGTGATCGGCCCCGGCGACCCCATCGCGTACCCCTCGTTCTCCGAAGAGGTCCACCACGAGGCCGAGCTGGCCGTGGTCATCGGCCGGATGTGCCGGGAAGTACCGCGCGAGCGCGTCAAGGACGTGATCCTCGGCTACACCTGCGCCAACGACGTCACCGCGCGCGATGTGCAGCGCCGCGAGCAGCAGTGGGCCAGGGCCAAGGGCTTCGACACCTCCTGCCCGCTGGGCCCCTGGGTGGAGACCGACCTCGACCCGCACAACCTCGGCATCATGTGCACCGTCAACGGCCAACAGCGCCAGCTGGGCCGTACGAGCGACATGGTGCGCTCGGTCGAGGACCTGATCGTGCACATCACCGAGGCGATGACGCTGCTTCCCGGCGACGTCGTCCTCACCGGCACCCCCGCGGGTGTCGGACCCCTGGTCGTCGGCGACGAGGTCGCCGTCACCATCGAAGGCATCGGCACTCTCACCAACAAGGTGATCAAGCGTGGCTAA
- the gltX gene encoding glutamate--tRNA ligase, protein MANGPVRVRFCPSPTGNPHVGLVRTALFNWAYARHTGGTLVFRIEDTDAARDSEESYRQLLDSFHWLGFDWDEGPEVGGPHAPYRQSQRMDIYKDIAAKLLDGGHAYRCYCTTEELDARREAARAAGKPSGYDGQCRVLTAEQAAAYEAEGRPAIVRFRMPDEAITFTDLVRGEVTVTPENVSDYGIIRANGAPLYTLVNPIDDALMEITHVLRGEDLLSSTPRQIALYRALIELGVAKRVPEFGHLPYVMGEGNKKLSKRDPQASLNLYRERGFLPEGLLNYLSLLGWSFSADRDLFTVAELIEKFDIADVNANPARFDLKKAEAINADHIRMLDVKAFTEACEPWLRAPHANWDPEDFDRAAWEAIAPHAQTRLTVLSDITANVDFLFRKEPVEDEASWAKAMKGDPAALLTTARAKLEAADWSSAESLKEAVLAAGEEHGLKLGKAQAPVRVAVTGRTVGLPLFESLEVLGRERTLARIDAALAKLAAA, encoded by the coding sequence GTGGCTAACGGACCTGTCCGCGTACGTTTCTGTCCCTCCCCGACCGGCAACCCGCACGTGGGTCTGGTCCGCACCGCCCTGTTCAACTGGGCCTACGCCCGCCACACCGGCGGCACCCTGGTCTTCCGCATCGAGGACACCGACGCGGCCCGGGACTCCGAGGAGTCCTACCGCCAGCTCCTGGACTCGTTCCACTGGCTGGGCTTCGACTGGGACGAGGGCCCCGAGGTCGGCGGCCCGCACGCCCCGTACCGCCAGTCCCAGCGCATGGACATCTACAAGGACATCGCGGCCAAGCTCCTGGACGGCGGTCACGCCTACCGCTGCTACTGCACCACCGAGGAGCTCGACGCCCGCCGCGAGGCCGCCCGCGCCGCCGGGAAGCCCTCCGGGTACGACGGCCAGTGCCGCGTCCTGACCGCCGAGCAGGCGGCCGCGTACGAGGCCGAGGGCCGTCCCGCGATCGTCCGCTTCCGGATGCCCGACGAGGCGATCACCTTCACGGACCTGGTCCGCGGCGAGGTGACCGTCACGCCGGAGAACGTCTCGGACTACGGCATCATCCGTGCCAACGGCGCCCCGCTCTACACGCTCGTCAACCCGATCGACGACGCTCTGATGGAGATCACCCACGTCCTGCGCGGCGAGGACCTGCTCTCCTCCACCCCGCGCCAGATCGCGCTCTACCGGGCATTGATCGAGCTGGGTGTGGCCAAGCGGGTCCCGGAGTTCGGCCACCTTCCGTACGTGATGGGCGAGGGCAACAAGAAGCTCTCCAAGCGCGACCCGCAGGCCTCGCTCAACCTCTACCGCGAGCGCGGCTTCCTGCCCGAGGGGCTGCTCAACTACCTCTCGCTGCTCGGCTGGTCCTTCTCCGCGGACCGCGACCTCTTCACGGTCGCCGAGCTGATCGAGAAGTTCGACATCGCGGACGTGAACGCCAACCCGGCCCGCTTCGACCTGAAGAAGGCCGAGGCGATCAACGCCGACCACATCCGCATGCTCGATGTGAAGGCCTTCACCGAGGCCTGTGAGCCCTGGCTGCGGGCCCCGCACGCCAACTGGGACCCGGAGGACTTCGACCGGGCCGCGTGGGAGGCCATCGCCCCGCACGCGCAGACCCGCCTGACCGTCCTGTCCGACATCACGGCCAACGTCGACTTCCTGTTCCGCAAGGAGCCGGTCGAGGACGAGGCGTCGTGGGCCAAGGCCATGAAGGGCGACCCGGCCGCCCTGCTGACCACCGCCCGCGCCAAGCTGGAGGCGGCGGACTGGTCGAGCGCGGAGTCCCTCAAGGAGGCCGTCCTGGCCGCCGGCGAGGAGCACGGCCTCAAGCTCGGCAAGGCGCAGGCCCCGGTCCGCGTCGCCGTCACCGGCCGTACGGTCGGACTGCCGCTGTTCGAGTCCCTGGAGGTCCTGGGCCGCGAGCGCACGCTGGCGCGGATCGACGCGGCGCTGGCCAAGCTGGCCGCCGCCTGA
- the ndgR gene encoding IclR family transcriptional regulator NdgR gives MDNSSGVGVLDKAALVLSALESGPATLAGLVGATGLARPTAHRLAVALEHHRMVARDMQGRFILGPRLAELAAAAGEDRLLATAGPVLTHLRDVTGESAQLYRRQGDMRICVAAAERLSGLRDTVPVGSTLPMKAGSAAQVLMAWEEPERLHRGLQGARFTATALSGVRRRGWAQSIGEREPGVASVSAPVRGPSNRVVAAVSVSGPIERLTRHPGRMHAQAVIDAAARLSEALRRTG, from the coding sequence ATGGACAACTCTAGCGGCGTCGGCGTTCTCGACAAGGCAGCACTGGTGCTGAGCGCTCTGGAGTCCGGTCCGGCCACCCTCGCGGGGCTGGTCGGAGCCACCGGACTCGCGCGCCCCACGGCGCACCGGCTCGCGGTCGCGCTCGAACACCACCGGATGGTGGCGCGCGACATGCAGGGCCGCTTCATACTCGGCCCGCGGCTGGCGGAGCTGGCCGCGGCGGCCGGCGAGGACCGGCTGCTCGCCACGGCCGGCCCCGTACTCACGCACCTACGCGACGTCACCGGGGAGAGCGCGCAGCTCTACCGGCGCCAGGGCGACATGCGGATCTGCGTGGCGGCGGCCGAGCGGCTGTCCGGCCTGCGCGACACCGTGCCCGTCGGCTCCACGCTGCCGATGAAGGCCGGCTCCGCGGCGCAGGTGCTGATGGCCTGGGAGGAGCCGGAGCGGCTGCACCGCGGCCTGCAGGGCGCCCGCTTCACGGCGACGGCCCTGTCGGGCGTACGGCGGCGCGGCTGGGCCCAGTCGATCGGTGAGCGGGAGCCGGGCGTGGCATCGGTCTCCGCGCCCGTGCGCGGCCCGTCCAACCGCGTGGTGGCCGCGGTGTCGGTCTCCGGGCCGATCGAGCGGCTGACCCGGCACCCGGGCCGGATGCACGCCCAGGCGGTCATCGACGCGGCCGCCCGCCTGTCCGAGGCCCTGCGCCGCACGGGGTGA